Proteins encoded in a region of the Acidimicrobiales bacterium genome:
- a CDS encoding amidase family protein, which translates to PTMAVPPPAIEPWSGKGLVRDGLQMSRFYPFTSLWNFVALPAASVPIGLTPAGLPVGGQLLGGPGSEATLVGLSRQLESVLGWAELRPPDLESQ; encoded by the coding sequence CCGACGATGGCCGTTCCCCCGCCGGCCATCGAGCCCTGGTCCGGGAAGGGTCTGGTTCGTGACGGCCTGCAGATGTCGCGCTTCTACCCGTTCACCTCACTGTGGAACTTCGTGGCCCTGCCGGCCGCCAGCGTCCCGATCGGGCTCACGCCGGCCGGCCTGCCGGTCGGTGGCCAGCTCCTCGGCGGCCCGGGGTCCGAGGCAACCCTGGTCGGGCTCTCACGGCAGCTCGAGTCGGTCCTCGGCTGGGCCGAGCTG